From one Prosthecobacter dejongeii genomic stretch:
- a CDS encoding AAA family ATPase, whose amino-acid sequence MRLHSITVRHYRRHKELRVDLDPERTLIGGANESGKSTLVEAAHRALFLKAKGNSKEHREMLSLTHGGKPEVEVEFEAAGKQYSLTKSFKGASGITRLVQASGPTWQGDEAEEKLAYLLQASGRKVAEQWNHLWVWQGSSSDDPLDQANAERESLVQRLQSHGGAAVIQSALDTQVADHFATQIKALFQDKGEPRKNSALGLAIQAEEEALETEKQAQNTLQNLQHAITQHEQSTAHITEAEAALKHLETEQSSLLRRSLEITRLRQLEQEHIRTAQEMLRTYETRLGAEQKISELRRVIAGKRASLTPQAEKLASLRHTVTSTQQLLEAAEEALRQSDQLLLETRARHDLAQALSSRLEKTQILDRLKARSKQIEALQTQRTQIEQQADRLPKVDATALRQLQSLERAHDKAQASLAGVATEIEVLTSTQSLQVGEKTLTTGQRLTLTDETELTLGDTRLRIRPGGGTSLAEARQQEQETQRQLQEALLKLGVKTLTEASTAQASREHLQSEWKTVNAELRGLDSEKFAAEWTTAERELIAAQAEVERRQTKEALDTPDLALSQRHLREAEINQEACRKQREVHQSAFKKAEAALAQHGDSTRALETEITQLETRLIVLVEHEGEDLLRTQALQQAQLQHEAAEAQVTTTRQSLSQHQPEHLEADQARFDRAWKAQNDKRAQANEKRIAAAALLQNDGSSDPAASLALAQARRQSAQAHRESTERHAQALRHVHELILEEQQILADQFTRPLAERVTGYLQRLFGTDVQATVTLEENQFQGLTLSRNNQSAFSFDSLSQGAREQVAAAFRLALAEILAEAHDGTLPVVFDDAFAHSDPDRVQNLQRMLDLAATRGLQIILLTCTPGDYALMGAKEIRLS is encoded by the coding sequence ATGCGCCTTCATTCCATCACCGTCCGCCATTACCGCCGCCACAAAGAGCTGCGGGTGGATCTGGACCCAGAGCGCACGCTCATTGGCGGAGCGAACGAATCTGGCAAAAGCACCCTTGTCGAGGCAGCTCACCGAGCCTTGTTTTTGAAGGCCAAAGGCAACAGCAAAGAGCACCGAGAAATGCTCTCCCTCACCCACGGTGGAAAGCCTGAAGTCGAAGTGGAATTTGAAGCTGCGGGGAAACAATACAGTCTCACGAAAAGCTTCAAAGGTGCCAGTGGCATCACCCGCTTGGTGCAGGCCAGTGGCCCTACTTGGCAAGGCGATGAAGCCGAAGAAAAACTGGCCTACCTTCTTCAAGCCAGTGGACGCAAAGTAGCGGAGCAATGGAACCATCTATGGGTGTGGCAGGGCAGTTCATCTGACGATCCCCTCGACCAAGCGAATGCCGAGCGGGAAAGTCTCGTCCAGCGACTTCAATCTCACGGGGGAGCAGCCGTCATCCAGTCCGCCCTCGACACCCAGGTGGCAGACCATTTTGCGACTCAGATCAAAGCGCTCTTTCAGGACAAAGGCGAACCCCGAAAAAACTCCGCATTAGGCCTAGCTATACAGGCTGAAGAAGAGGCCCTAGAGACCGAGAAGCAGGCCCAAAATACACTGCAAAATCTCCAGCATGCCATCACACAGCACGAACAATCCACTGCACACATCACCGAGGCGGAAGCAGCCCTGAAACACCTGGAAACGGAGCAGTCCTCCCTGCTCCGACGCAGCCTTGAAATCACCCGCTTGCGCCAGCTTGAACAAGAGCACATTCGCACAGCTCAGGAGATGCTGCGGACTTATGAAACAAGGTTAGGTGCCGAACAAAAAATATCGGAACTGCGTCGTGTTATAGCAGGTAAAAGAGCCAGTCTAACTCCGCAGGCTGAAAAGTTAGCCAGCTTGAGGCACACAGTTACCTCCACCCAACAACTCTTGGAAGCAGCAGAGGAGGCGCTGAGGCAGTCCGATCAACTCTTGTTAGAAACCCGTGCTCGTCATGATCTAGCACAGGCACTTTCCAGCAGGCTGGAGAAAACCCAAATCCTGGATCGGTTAAAAGCGCGCTCAAAGCAGATTGAGGCTCTCCAGACTCAGCGCACCCAGATTGAACAACAGGCTGACCGCCTCCCCAAAGTGGATGCAACCGCGCTGCGCCAACTCCAGTCCCTGGAACGTGCCCATGATAAAGCCCAGGCCAGCCTGGCAGGCGTGGCCACTGAGATCGAAGTCCTCACCTCCACCCAGTCCCTCCAGGTGGGAGAGAAAACTCTCACAACCGGGCAGCGCCTGACCCTCACGGACGAAACCGAACTAACTTTAGGAGACACTCGCCTACGCATCCGCCCCGGTGGGGGTACCTCGCTGGCGGAAGCGCGCCAGCAAGAACAAGAGACTCAACGTCAACTCCAGGAAGCCCTTCTCAAACTCGGAGTGAAGACCCTCACAGAAGCCAGCACGGCCCAAGCGAGCCGTGAGCATTTGCAGTCGGAATGGAAAACCGTTAATGCCGAACTCAGAGGGCTCGATTCCGAGAAATTCGCGGCAGAATGGACCACCGCCGAACGTGAGCTCATCGCTGCTCAAGCCGAGGTGGAAAGGCGACAAACCAAAGAGGCGCTAGACACACCAGATTTAGCGCTCTCGCAGCGCCATTTGCGCGAGGCTGAAATTAACCAAGAAGCCTGTCGCAAACAACGAGAGGTACATCAATCCGCCTTCAAAAAAGCCGAAGCCGCCCTGGCCCAGCACGGGGACTCCACACGTGCGCTGGAGACCGAAATCACGCAACTGGAGACACGACTCATCGTCTTGGTTGAGCATGAAGGGGAGGATCTTCTGCGTACCCAAGCGCTCCAGCAGGCACAGCTTCAACATGAAGCCGCAGAGGCTCAAGTGACCACCACACGGCAATCTCTGAGTCAGCACCAGCCTGAGCATCTGGAGGCCGATCAAGCGCGCTTTGATCGTGCCTGGAAAGCGCAAAACGACAAGCGTGCTCAAGCGAATGAAAAACGCATTGCAGCCGCAGCTCTGCTCCAGAACGACGGCAGCAGCGATCCCGCAGCCAGCTTAGCGCTCGCGCAGGCCCGTCGTCAGTCAGCACAGGCACATCGAGAGTCCACGGAGCGCCACGCTCAGGCCCTGCGTCATGTGCATGAATTGATCTTGGAAGAGCAGCAGATACTGGCAGACCAATTCACTCGTCCTCTAGCAGAAAGGGTGACCGGCTACTTACAGCGTCTATTCGGCACCGATGTTCAAGCGACGGTTACTTTAGAAGAAAACCAGTTTCAGGGACTCACGCTCAGCCGCAATAACCAATCCGCTTTCTCCTTTGATAGCCTCAGTCAAGGAGCCCGGGAACAAGTCGCGGCCGCGTTCCGTTTAGCCCTCGCAGAAATCCTGGCAGAAGCCCATGACGGCACGCTACCGGTGGTGTTTGACGATGCCTTTGCCCATTCCGACCCGGACCGAGTTCAGAATCTCCAGCGAATGCTGGACTTAGCAGCCACTCGCGGCCTCCAGATCATTTTACTTACCTGCACCCCAGGTGATTACGCACTGATGGGAGCCAAAGAAATCCGACTCAGTTAA
- a CDS encoding acyltransferase family protein encodes MPPKRNSTLDIFRLIFALGVVFVHLGPNEPNAEWLGRAFNALSVPFFVITALYFFIRKVLSALDQSAPLFSGLHLDRLWVPYLTWTVIYLGMRVAKHHLSGISFTPDWFRLLAYGGSGVQLYFLPFLLLCQAWVLAIILISNRRHWLLALTTVGAAFVYDYLGSTREYFEFGDASQYSLFYVAAAFLLIAVQRSARLRTLNFYVGCIVATIAAVVSALAVIPASFMPLVSPIAGYAATSAILGLPAIHLHSTRLLFILSTTYGIYLIHHALIESLEVVAHKTGVSLVPYSLGEKLVIAPAVCLVCIGIICGLRRSRVLRYLLLGEKTAAA; translated from the coding sequence ATGCCCCCCAAACGCAACTCCACGCTTGATATTTTTCGGCTCATCTTCGCCTTGGGTGTCGTGTTTGTACACCTTGGGCCTAACGAGCCAAATGCCGAGTGGTTAGGAAGGGCATTCAATGCCCTGAGTGTGCCTTTCTTCGTCATCACCGCGCTGTACTTTTTCATTCGCAAGGTGCTGTCGGCATTGGACCAGTCCGCCCCTCTATTTTCAGGCCTGCATCTGGATCGGCTGTGGGTACCTTATCTGACTTGGACTGTTATTTACCTCGGGATGCGTGTGGCCAAACATCATCTGTCAGGCATCAGTTTCACGCCCGATTGGTTTCGCCTTCTGGCTTACGGAGGTTCTGGAGTACAGCTTTACTTCCTGCCCTTCTTATTGCTCTGTCAGGCTTGGGTTCTAGCGATCATTTTAATCAGCAACCGGCGCCACTGGCTTTTGGCTTTGACCACAGTGGGCGCTGCTTTTGTCTATGATTATCTAGGCAGCACCCGCGAATATTTTGAATTCGGTGACGCTTCTCAATACAGCTTGTTCTACGTTGCTGCGGCGTTCTTACTCATCGCCGTCCAGCGTTCCGCTCGTCTTCGCACTCTGAATTTTTATGTAGGCTGCATCGTTGCAACTATCGCTGCCGTGGTTTCAGCACTCGCTGTTATTCCTGCGTCCTTCATGCCCTTAGTTAGCCCTATTGCAGGCTATGCAGCCACAAGCGCGATCTTGGGCCTTCCAGCGATCCATCTTCACTCCACCAGACTGCTCTTCATCTTGAGCACCACCTATGGCATCTACCTCATCCATCATGCGCTCATTGAAAGTTTGGAAGTCGTGGCCCATAAAACCGGGGTCAGTCTAGTGCCTTACAGCCTGGGAGAAAAACTGGTGATCGCCCCTGCGGTCTGCTTGGTCTGCATCGGAATCATTTGCGGACTGCGCCGCAGCCGTGTTTTGCGATATCTTTTACTGGGAGAAAAGACAGCCGCTGCGTGA
- a CDS encoding RluA family pseudouridine synthase, with product MSSAESPAITTCSILHRDRFIVIVNKPAGVLSHPNTARSTEHAAFEGRYDLEEKCFDSPAGKVWLIHRLDQDTSGVLLAALDEKTAAKCRALFDEDAIQKQYLTLVRGNPGKEGTWLDHLATTREKGRVRTGVIKGRLPNAKLDFQTLAHHAGEKVSLLNIDLITGKTHQIRVQASSRQHHVLGDDVYGHFDLNRKLKKDLGLKRLFLHAHRLTLKHPASGQKLSVEAPLAEDLAKVLDRLGLDWKPT from the coding sequence ATGTCCTCGGCTGAGTCCCCCGCCATCACCACTTGCTCCATTCTGCATCGGGATCGGTTTATCGTGATCGTAAACAAACCCGCCGGCGTGCTCTCACACCCCAACACGGCACGCAGCACGGAACACGCAGCTTTTGAGGGGCGCTACGACTTGGAAGAAAAATGCTTCGATTCACCCGCTGGAAAAGTCTGGCTCATTCATCGCCTAGATCAGGATACTTCGGGTGTCCTGCTAGCAGCACTCGATGAAAAAACCGCCGCGAAATGCCGCGCCTTGTTCGATGAAGATGCCATCCAAAAACAATATCTGACCCTAGTGCGCGGAAACCCCGGCAAGGAAGGAACCTGGCTGGACCACCTAGCAACCACGCGTGAAAAAGGACGCGTGCGCACTGGTGTGATCAAAGGACGACTTCCCAATGCCAAACTTGATTTTCAAACCCTAGCGCATCATGCCGGAGAAAAAGTGTCGCTGCTCAACATTGACCTCATCACGGGCAAGACACACCAAATCCGCGTACAGGCATCCTCGCGTCAGCATCATGTGTTAGGCGACGACGTTTACGGGCACTTTGATCTGAACCGAAAACTCAAGAAAGATCTGGGACTCAAAAGACTCTTCCTGCATGCCCATCGGTTGACACTCAAACATCCCGCCAGTGGCCAAAAATTGAGCGTGGAAGCCCCTTTGGCGGAAGACCTCGCCAAAGTGCTCGACCGATTGGGACTGGACTGGAAACCCACCTAG
- the nspC gene encoding carboxynorspermidine decarboxylase — protein MAPTPPHVFEQPAPAFDVSSVETPAYVVDLGLLKRNLEKLADVQQRSGARILLALKGFSMFSTFDLVRQYLYGCCASGIHEALLGHEEFRKELHVYAPAFKDAEMREIIPIAHHISFNSPGQWRRFRPMLDAARAAGLHAPSPGIRVNPEHSEVEVSLYDPCSPSCRLGTRDESIENEDLSGLEGLHFHALCEQDSDVLERTLAAVERRFPKLLAQVKWVNMGGGHHITRNGYDVERLVRVIRSFRERWGKEVYLEPGEAVALNTGYLIASVQDIVPTDIPTAILDTSATAHMPDTLEMPYRPHILGAELPGVLPHTYRLGGLTCLAGDVINEYSFAEPLQLGQKLVFTDMAHYTMVKTSTFNGVPHPDIDLYDPAVGEVRVIRRFGYEDFKRKLS, from the coding sequence ATGGCCCCAACCCCTCCCCATGTCTTTGAACAGCCTGCTCCAGCCTTCGATGTCTCCAGTGTCGAGACGCCTGCCTATGTCGTGGACTTGGGCCTGCTAAAACGAAACCTGGAAAAGCTGGCGGATGTGCAGCAGCGCTCCGGTGCCCGTATCCTGCTGGCGCTAAAGGGATTTTCCATGTTCTCCACTTTCGATCTGGTGCGCCAGTATCTGTATGGCTGCTGTGCTAGTGGCATCCATGAGGCGTTGTTAGGCCACGAGGAGTTCCGCAAAGAACTGCATGTATATGCGCCTGCTTTTAAAGATGCAGAGATGCGGGAGATCATCCCCATCGCCCATCACATCAGTTTTAACTCGCCTGGTCAGTGGCGTCGCTTTCGTCCGATGTTGGATGCTGCGCGTGCGGCGGGGCTGCATGCGCCTAGCCCGGGCATTCGGGTGAACCCAGAGCACAGCGAGGTGGAAGTGAGTCTGTATGATCCATGCTCGCCAAGCTGCCGCCTGGGCACCCGGGATGAAAGCATTGAAAATGAAGATCTCAGTGGTCTAGAAGGGCTGCATTTCCATGCTTTGTGCGAGCAGGATTCGGATGTGCTGGAGCGCACGCTCGCGGCTGTTGAGCGGCGTTTTCCCAAGCTGCTGGCTCAGGTGAAATGGGTGAACATGGGAGGTGGCCACCACATCACCCGCAACGGCTATGACGTGGAGCGCCTGGTGCGGGTGATCCGCAGCTTCCGCGAACGCTGGGGCAAAGAAGTGTATCTGGAACCTGGCGAAGCCGTGGCGCTGAATACAGGCTACCTCATTGCCAGTGTGCAGGACATCGTGCCGACGGATATTCCCACGGCCATCCTCGATACCTCCGCCACAGCGCACATGCCAGACACGCTGGAGATGCCCTACCGCCCGCACATTCTGGGGGCTGAGCTTCCCGGTGTGCTGCCTCATACATATCGTTTGGGTGGCCTAACCTGTCTGGCTGGCGACGTGATTAATGAATATAGTTTTGCCGAACCTTTGCAGTTAGGCCAAAAGCTAGTTTTCACCGATATGGCGCATTATACCATGGTGAAGACCAGCACCTTTAATGGCGTGCCTCACCCAGACATTGATCTCTATGATCCTGCCGTGGGAGAAGTGCGCGTGATCCGCCGGTTTGGTTACGAGGACTTTAAGCGCAAGCTGTCTTAA
- a CDS encoding SHD1 domain-containing protein: MHKITPCLCLLTLCCLSSQAQAAPRDWTDDTGRKVQAEFAGMQGDSVLLRVSPEKTIPFPLARLSAEDQAFIKAQSAAPVAPPTAADPKRLPIEQRTWPQNVEVPARSVEISVVSESVAERKYVYQSEAFEFTSQAKLAGSVMKEVARTFEATRSVVEALPWGIVCRPPEGMPRFKAALYESRQDYIEAGGPENSGGVYSTGDKIFKIPFPSLGMEKRGQTYFKNDNYSNGTLVHEITHQLMDEYLGFLPTWIIEGTAEYTEMLPYKSGTFRADAHKSGMKEDASVWEKQEGFQPDIGKLEEHMTMTREEWTAACSSPTKMRDMYHRSQLLVYYFCHLDGDKKGTRFIRFMEAVHGEVTAMRAFFADPRVKRMEGGRFSYPRELTPPDMSGAAAFKHLPILLDERPYAKIASEIIAGYKDIGIKVRVE; this comes from the coding sequence ATGCATAAAATCACGCCCTGCCTCTGCCTCCTCACCCTTTGCTGCCTGTCATCCCAGGCCCAGGCGGCGCCGCGTGACTGGACGGATGATACCGGACGAAAAGTGCAGGCAGAATTTGCCGGGATGCAGGGAGACAGTGTCCTGCTGCGCGTCAGCCCCGAAAAGACGATCCCCTTTCCCCTAGCTCGTCTTAGCGCAGAGGATCAGGCTTTCATCAAAGCTCAATCTGCCGCCCCCGTTGCCCCGCCGACAGCGGCGGATCCGAAACGCCTCCCCATCGAGCAACGCACCTGGCCTCAAAACGTCGAAGTCCCTGCACGCTCGGTGGAAATCAGCGTGGTTTCTGAAAGCGTGGCCGAACGAAAGTATGTGTATCAATCCGAAGCCTTCGAATTCACCTCTCAGGCCAAACTCGCCGGCAGCGTGATGAAGGAAGTCGCACGCACCTTTGAGGCCACCCGCTCCGTCGTGGAGGCGCTACCTTGGGGCATCGTCTGCCGCCCTCCAGAGGGCATGCCGCGTTTTAAAGCCGCCCTCTATGAATCCCGCCAGGACTACATCGAAGCTGGTGGACCGGAAAACTCTGGCGGTGTTTACAGCACAGGAGACAAGATTTTCAAAATCCCGTTCCCCAGCCTGGGTATGGAAAAGCGCGGCCAGACCTACTTCAAAAACGACAACTACAGCAATGGCACGCTGGTGCATGAAATCACCCACCAGCTCATGGATGAATACCTGGGTTTCCTACCCACCTGGATCATCGAGGGCACGGCAGAATACACCGAAATGCTGCCCTATAAATCCGGCACCTTTCGTGCCGATGCCCACAAGAGCGGCATGAAAGAAGATGCCAGCGTGTGGGAAAAGCAGGAAGGCTTCCAACCTGACATTGGCAAACTGGAAGAGCACATGACCATGACCCGGGAGGAGTGGACCGCCGCCTGCAGCAGCCCCACCAAAATGCGCGACATGTACCATCGCTCGCAACTGTTGGTCTATTATTTCTGCCACCTGGATGGCGACAAAAAAGGCACCCGCTTCATCCGCTTCATGGAGGCCGTGCATGGCGAAGTCACCGCCATGCGCGCCTTCTTTGCCGACCCACGTGTCAAACGCATGGAAGGCGGTCGTTTCAGCTACCCGCGCGAGCTTACCCCTCCTGACATGAGCGGGGCCGCCGCCTTCAAGCACCTGCCCATTCTGCTCGATGAACGTCCCTACGCCAAAATCGCCAGCGAGATCATCGCTGGCTATAAGGACATCGGCATCAAAGTGCGCGTGGAGTAA
- a CDS encoding VOC family protein: MPKTYFCWRCKIPVPMLTEEAWTEVEGQEPTWVEYEIGPHTLAITIGGEMWKPSKDGGGVALEVEDFEESLKWLKQKGVEPYFGPYESPVCHMALISDPDGNSICIHKRKPGHH; encoded by the coding sequence ATGCCAAAAACCTACTTCTGCTGGCGCTGCAAAATCCCTGTTCCGATGCTCACTGAAGAGGCGTGGACGGAAGTAGAAGGTCAGGAGCCGACCTGGGTAGAGTATGAGATCGGGCCGCACACGCTGGCCATCACCATTGGTGGGGAGATGTGGAAGCCGAGCAAGGATGGCGGTGGGGTGGCTCTGGAGGTGGAGGACTTTGAGGAGTCCCTGAAGTGGCTGAAGCAGAAGGGCGTGGAGCCCTACTTTGGTCCTTATGAATCCCCCGTCTGCCACATGGCGCTGATCTCAGATCCCGATGGTAACTCCATCTGCATTCATAAGCGCAAGCCGGGGCATCACTGA
- the sucC gene encoding ADP-forming succinate--CoA ligase subunit beta: MNIHEYQAKELFEKFGVATPPGKVASTAEEAGKIAEELGGAGLVVKAQVHAGGRGKGTFKNGFKGGVHVINTAAEAQDIAGKMLGQTLVTHQTGPEGKLVSKVLIAKSVDIAKEHYFAILFDRQSSSHALIASTEGGMNIEEVAEKTPEKILKEFVHPTLGLQSYQARKIAASLGLKGPQANQTVKLITALWNLYLKSDCSLVEVNPLAITTDGQVVALDAKFNFDDNALYRQKDVVAMRDTTEEDPREVAASEFGLSYIGLDGNIACLVNGAGLAMSTMDIIKLHGGEPANFLDVGGGATKEQVTAAFKIILGDPNVKGILVNIFGGIMDCDIIANGIIAAAQEVSLNIPLVVRLEGNNVEAGKATLASSGLAITSADGLTDAAQKIVAAVGKAA, translated from the coding sequence ATGAACATCCACGAATACCAGGCCAAAGAACTGTTTGAGAAATTCGGTGTCGCCACACCTCCTGGCAAAGTTGCCTCCACGGCTGAAGAAGCTGGCAAGATTGCCGAAGAACTGGGTGGCGCTGGCCTCGTGGTGAAGGCTCAAGTCCATGCGGGTGGCCGCGGCAAAGGCACCTTTAAAAACGGTTTCAAAGGCGGCGTGCATGTGATCAACACAGCGGCTGAAGCGCAGGACATCGCTGGCAAAATGCTGGGCCAGACCCTCGTCACCCACCAGACAGGGCCGGAAGGCAAGCTGGTGAGCAAGGTGCTCATCGCCAAGTCTGTGGATATCGCCAAGGAGCATTACTTCGCTATTCTGTTTGATCGCCAGAGCAGCAGTCACGCCCTCATCGCCAGCACGGAAGGCGGCATGAACATCGAAGAAGTGGCGGAGAAGACCCCGGAGAAGATTCTCAAAGAATTCGTCCACCCGACTCTCGGTCTGCAGAGCTACCAAGCCCGTAAGATCGCTGCCTCTTTGGGCCTCAAAGGTCCTCAGGCCAACCAGACGGTGAAGCTCATCACAGCACTTTGGAATCTTTACCTGAAAAGCGACTGCTCCCTGGTGGAAGTGAACCCGCTGGCCATCACCACCGATGGTCAGGTCGTGGCTCTGGATGCGAAGTTCAACTTCGACGACAATGCTCTCTATCGTCAGAAGGACGTCGTCGCCATGCGTGACACGACTGAAGAAGACCCACGTGAAGTCGCTGCCAGTGAGTTCGGCCTGAGCTACATCGGTCTGGATGGTAACATCGCCTGTCTCGTCAATGGTGCTGGTCTGGCCATGAGCACGATGGACATCATCAAGCTGCACGGGGGTGAGCCTGCCAACTTCCTCGACGTGGGCGGTGGTGCCACGAAAGAGCAGGTGACCGCAGCCTTCAAAATCATCCTGGGCGACCCAAATGTGAAGGGCATCCTGGTGAACATCTTTGGTGGCATCATGGACTGCGACATCATCGCCAACGGCATCATCGCCGCAGCCCAGGAAGTTAGCCTGAATATCCCTCTCGTCGTCCGTCTGGAAGGCAACAACGTCGAAGCTGGCAAGGCCACTCTGGCCAGCAGTGGCCTGGCCATCACCAGTGCCGACGGTCTCACCGATGCGGCTCAGAAGATCGTGGCGGCGGTGGGCAAGGCGGCGTAA
- a CDS encoding protein phosphatase 2C domain-containing protein: MTAPVPLPVFTPPTAPAFVQEQDFAARQYKGRRDNQEDYYAFADAAEMTEEPLQKLLLVVGDGLGAHAGGSVASYLAVNAFVRAFHEQPGDASWRLRTALDTANETLGYITDRMPSVAPPMGTTMLSVLVSHREVQWISVGDSPLFLYRRGLLTRLNADHSLTPLLEERVRAGTMTVEEAAHHPDRHTLQSAVMGVQMALIDFAADPIKLLPDDIVIAASDGIFTLTSKALEELLHFGQNTTADKIADAIIFAIRRINYDRQDNTTVGVVKIPS, from the coding sequence GTGACCGCACCTGTTCCACTGCCTGTTTTCACGCCACCGACTGCCCCAGCCTTTGTGCAGGAGCAGGACTTTGCCGCTCGTCAATACAAGGGGCGTCGCGATAATCAGGAGGATTATTATGCCTTCGCCGATGCGGCTGAAATGACCGAGGAGCCTCTGCAAAAGCTGCTGCTGGTGGTGGGGGATGGCCTGGGTGCCCATGCGGGCGGCAGTGTGGCCAGTTATCTCGCGGTGAATGCGTTTGTCCGCGCCTTTCATGAGCAGCCGGGTGACGCTAGCTGGCGCCTACGCACGGCTCTGGATACGGCCAATGAAACGCTGGGATACATCACCGATCGTATGCCATCGGTGGCCCCTCCCATGGGTACCACCATGCTCTCTGTATTGGTCAGTCATCGGGAGGTACAATGGATCAGTGTGGGGGATTCGCCGTTGTTTCTTTACCGTCGCGGGTTGCTCACACGACTGAATGCCGACCATTCGCTGACGCCTCTCCTCGAGGAACGCGTGCGCGCTGGGACGATGACGGTGGAGGAAGCTGCCCACCACCCAGATCGCCACACCTTGCAGAGCGCGGTCATGGGGGTACAGATGGCGCTGATTGATTTCGCGGCGGATCCGATCAAGCTGCTTCCGGATGACATCGTCATCGCGGCTAGCGACGGCATTTTCACGCTTACTTCAAAGGCTCTGGAGGAGTTGCTTCACTTTGGTCAAAACACCACGGCGGATAAGATCGCCGATGCCATCATCTTCGCCATTCGTCGGATCAATTATGATCGTCAGGATAACACGACCGTTGGTGTGGTGAAGATCCCTTCCTGA
- a CDS encoding aldose epimerase family protein, translating to MNRVLRPTVGEATLVGCNPPTFMFRCALFAAVSALMTSPLPLTAEVVSTPWGQTVAGEEVQLFTLRDAAGLEVQVTNYGGILVSVKVPDKKGTIADVVLGFESLEPYLGKHPHFGCITGRYANRIGGASFQIDGVQYEVTANSGKNHIHGGKDAFDKKVWKARVLEGQTAVELAYTSADGEEGFPGKLDCTVTYSLTGDRALKIDYRATTDKPTVVNLTNHSYFNLAGEGSGDVLGHELSIPAETYTATDDALIPTGEIVSLLDTPLDFTSPHLIGERISAHFKPLVQGKGYDHNYVLPGPGLKLAARAKDPQSGRVMEVHTTDPAVQLYTGNHLKGVKGKVGHVYEARHGFCLETQKYPDSPNKPQFPSATVRPGEPYLHTTIFKFYAE from the coding sequence GTGAATCGAGTCTTGCGCCCGACCGTGGGAGAGGCCACACTGGTAGGCTGTAACCCACCTACCTTCATGTTTCGCTGCGCCCTGTTCGCTGCTGTTTCTGCTCTTATGACGTCGCCCCTGCCTCTTACTGCCGAAGTTGTTTCCACCCCCTGGGGACAAACGGTGGCTGGGGAGGAGGTGCAACTTTTCACCCTCCGCGATGCCGCAGGGCTTGAGGTGCAGGTCACGAACTACGGTGGCATCCTGGTCTCTGTGAAGGTCCCCGACAAGAAAGGCACCATTGCGGATGTGGTTTTGGGTTTTGAAAGTTTGGAACCCTACCTGGGGAAGCACCCGCACTTTGGCTGCATCACGGGCCGTTATGCCAACCGCATCGGTGGGGCCTCCTTTCAGATTGATGGGGTGCAATATGAGGTGACGGCGAACTCTGGGAAAAATCACATTCATGGCGGTAAAGATGCCTTTGATAAAAAGGTCTGGAAAGCCCGGGTGCTGGAAGGGCAAACCGCAGTGGAACTGGCCTACACCAGCGCCGATGGTGAAGAGGGTTTCCCTGGTAAATTGGACTGTACGGTGACCTACAGCCTCACTGGAGACCGGGCGCTAAAGATTGATTACCGTGCCACGACAGATAAACCCACGGTGGTGAACCTGACGAACCACAGTTACTTTAACCTCGCGGGGGAAGGCAGTGGCGATGTTTTGGGGCACGAACTCAGCATTCCGGCCGAGACTTACACGGCGACGGATGATGCCCTGATTCCGACCGGGGAGATTGTGAGCCTGCTGGACACACCGCTGGATTTCACCTCTCCTCATCTCATCGGGGAGCGCATTTCGGCCCATTTTAAACCCCTGGTACAGGGTAAGGGATACGATCACAACTACGTGCTCCCCGGCCCCGGGCTGAAGCTGGCCGCGCGTGCCAAAGACCCCCAAAGTGGCCGTGTGATGGAGGTGCATACCACTGACCCTGCGGTGCAGCTTTACACCGGGAATCATCTCAAAGGTGTGAAGGGAAAAGTTGGGCATGTGTATGAGGCCCGCCATGGCTTCTGCCTGGAGACTCAGAAGTACCCCGATAGCCCCAATAAGCCGCAGTTCCCCAGCGCGACCGTGCGCCCGGGAGAGCCTTACCTGCACACCACGATCTTCAAGTTTTACGCCGAGTGA